From the Saccharomonospora marina XMU15 genome, the window AGCAGCACCGCGACACCGATACCGGCCAGCCCCACCATGAACAGCCAGTCCGCCCACGCCGAACCGGCCCACGAGCCAAGCGTGGCGTCGAACGGGCCCACATCGACGCCGCTGAGGAAGCCACGGGTGGGCGAGCCGCCGTTGAGCCACGCCCGCTCCGCGCTCGTGGCGTAGCCGAAGCCGAAGGTCTTGTCCAAGAACGCCCACAGGAACACGAAGCCGGTGGCAATACGCAGGACCGCCGTGAGCTTGCCCGCCGTGGTGGTCATGACCGCCCCGTGCCGGGGCGCCGTCTCCGCGGCGTCGCG encodes:
- a CDS encoding DoxX family protein, which gives rise to MSVKDQPRIESMQIPGRDAAETAPRHGAVMTTTAGKLTAVLRIATGFVFLWAFLDKTFGFGYATSAERAWLNGGSPTRGFLSGVDVGPFDATLGSWAGSAWADWLFMVGLAGIGVAVLLGIGLRLSALAGTVMMLLMWAAEWPLDRVTAAGEPSMSTNPVVDYHIVYALVLIVLAAVYAGNTWGLGRRWAHLPLVNRNRWLL